In Haliaeetus albicilla chromosome 3, bHalAlb1.1, whole genome shotgun sequence, the following are encoded in one genomic region:
- the FSBP gene encoding fibrinogen silencer-binding protein, whose amino-acid sequence MVGKARSSNFTLSEKLDLLKLVKPYVKILEEHTNKHSVIVEKNKCWDIIADNYNAIGVDRPPRTAQGLRTLYKRLKEYAKQELLQQKETHSDCKSSISEPTKKVVEMIPQISNVCLRDRSGVQSASIDKETIAGTSSPQAMLDHHPATVMMELQSEEDVKPPPSLIIDSQQNENLEQEEEHQLVHIMERSPSTSVSSVDMRVMMSPSPVPRRDEFFRLEVGERFRPMCGYDPQMLQMLKEEHQIILENQRKIGLYVQEKRDGLKRKQQLEEELLRTKIKVEKLKAIRLRRDLPEYSNI is encoded by the exons ATGGTTGGGAAGGCCAGATCTTCTAATTTTACCTTATCTGAAAAGCTCGATTTGCTAAAACTCGTGAAGCCGTATGTTAAAATTCTCGAGGAACATACCAATAAGCATTCTGTaatagtggaaaaaaacaaatgctggGATATCATAGCTGATAACTACAATGCCATCGGAGTAGATCGCCCTCCTCGTACTGCACAGGGCCTGCGCACGCTGTACAAGAGGCTCAAAGAATATGCCAAACAGGAGCTATTGCAGCAAAAGGAGACTCACTCAGAttgtaaaagcagcatttccGAGCCAACCAAGAAAGTTGTGGAGATGATTCCACAGATTTCCAATGTGTGTTTAAGAGACAGGAGCGGTGTTCAAAG TGCTAGTATCGATAAAGAAACAATTGCTGGTACCAGTTCACCACAGGCAATGTTGGATCACCATCCTGCGACAGTCATGATGGAGTTGCAATCGGAAGAGGATGTCAAACCTCCTCCTTCTTTGATTATAGACTCACAGCAAAATGAGAACTTAGAACAAGAGGAAGAACACCAGCTGGTGCATATTATGGAAAGGTCTCCTTCAACATCAGTATCTTCAGTTGATATGAGAGTGATGATGTCTCCCTCTCCTGTTCCAAGAAGAGATGAGTTTTTTAGGCTTGAGGTTGGAGAACGCTTTAGACCAATGTGTGGTTATGACCCACAGATGTTACAAATGCTGAAAGAAGAGCATCAAATAATATtagaaaatcagagaaaaattgGTCTTTATGTCCAAGAAAAAAGGGATGgtttgaaaagaaagcagcaactGGAAGAAGAACTGTTGCGAACAAAAATCAAAGTAGAGAAGCTGAAGGCAATACGACTACGCCGTGATCTGCCAGAATACAGCaatatctaa